One segment of Acropora muricata isolate sample 2 chromosome 8, ASM3666990v1, whole genome shotgun sequence DNA contains the following:
- the LOC136925743 gene encoding uncharacterized protein isoform X1 gives MHPWSHALVDSERRLGEPSDWIIRRDEVIISEIVLGKGAWGKVCQGSFRGCDVAVKQIHDLILSPHNRRLFEREISIASHCRHPNLLQFIGATNDDGSPLLVTERLDTDLRKVLSQRSLHHEEIVCLALDVATALNYLHLKKPFPIIHRDISSSNVLLWRRDEKWRAKLSDYGAASFMCQCMTSYPGAEIYAAPEAKTSQQSPKADVYSFGVLLCEMCIRELPDPQQIQEQIDLVTNGVLQELVTRCVMRAPDARPTMIDVITELTQQAEVLDGTELVVSLKFGRVAFILHFLGKGHTTAHAINELITQAGVRM, from the exons ATGCATCCTTGGAGCCATGCACTGGTCGACAGCGAACGGCGCCTTGGAGAACCAAGTGATTGGATTATTCGAAGAGACGAGGTGATCATAAGTGAAATAGTCTTAGGCAAAGGGGCCTGGGGAAAAGTATGTCAAGGTAGTTTTCGTGGTTGTGACGTTGCTGTTAAACAGATTCACGACCTTATTCTTTCGCCGCATAATCGCAGACTTTTTGAACGAGAAATTAGCATCGCCTCACACTGCCGGCATCCGAACCTCTTGCAGTTCATCGGCGCTACGAACGATGACGGAAGCCCTTTGCTTGTGACGGAACGTCTCGACACCGATCTGCGGAAGGTTTTGAGCCAGCGTTCTTTGCATCACGAAGAGATTGTGTGCCTCGCGTTGGACGTGGCCACAGCCCTGAATTATCTGCATCTCAAGAAACCATTTCCCATAATACATCGCGATATCAGCAGCTCCAATGTGTTGTTATGGAGACGGGATGAAAAGTGGAGAGCAAAGCTGTCCGATTATGGTGCTGCCAGTTTCATGTGTCAGTGCATGACGTCTTATCCTGGAGCCGAAATCTATGCTGCACCGGAGGCCAAGACTTCACAACAATCCCCAAAG GCCGATGTGTACAGTTTCGGTGTATTGTTGTGTGAGATGTGCATCAGGGAACTCCCAGACCCTCAGCAAATCCAAGAGCAGATAGACCTGGTAACGAACGGTGTTCTGCAAGAGCTGGTAACGCGATGCGTGATGAGAGCTCCTGATGCGCGTCCAACCATGATTGACGTCATAACAGAGTTAACACAACAAGCCGAGGTCTTGGACGGGACGGAACTGGTG GTCTCTCTCAAGTTTGGAAGGGTTGCGTTTATACTACACTTTTTGGGTAAAGGACATACTACTGCACATGCTATCAACGAACTTATTACGCAAGCTGGCGTAAGAATGTAG
- the LOC136925743 gene encoding uncharacterized protein isoform X2 encodes MHPWSHALVDSERRLGEPSDWIIRRDEFIGATNDDGSPLLVTERLDTDLRKVLSQRSLHHEEIVCLALDVATALNYLHLKKPFPIIHRDISSSNVLLWRRDEKWRAKLSDYGAASFMCQCMTSYPGAEIYAAPEAKTSQQSPKADVYSFGVLLCEMCIRELPDPQQIQEQIDLVTNGVLQELVTRCVMRAPDARPTMIDVITELTQQAEVLDGTELVVSLKFGRVAFILHFLGKGHTTAHAINELITQAGVRM; translated from the exons ATGCATCCTTGGAGCCATGCACTGGTCGACAGCGAACGGCGCCTTGGAGAACCAAGTGATTGGATTATTCGAAGAGACGAG TTCATCGGCGCTACGAACGATGACGGAAGCCCTTTGCTTGTGACGGAACGTCTCGACACCGATCTGCGGAAGGTTTTGAGCCAGCGTTCTTTGCATCACGAAGAGATTGTGTGCCTCGCGTTGGACGTGGCCACAGCCCTGAATTATCTGCATCTCAAGAAACCATTTCCCATAATACATCGCGATATCAGCAGCTCCAATGTGTTGTTATGGAGACGGGATGAAAAGTGGAGAGCAAAGCTGTCCGATTATGGTGCTGCCAGTTTCATGTGTCAGTGCATGACGTCTTATCCTGGAGCCGAAATCTATGCTGCACCGGAGGCCAAGACTTCACAACAATCCCCAAAG GCCGATGTGTACAGTTTCGGTGTATTGTTGTGTGAGATGTGCATCAGGGAACTCCCAGACCCTCAGCAAATCCAAGAGCAGATAGACCTGGTAACGAACGGTGTTCTGCAAGAGCTGGTAACGCGATGCGTGATGAGAGCTCCTGATGCGCGTCCAACCATGATTGACGTCATAACAGAGTTAACACAACAAGCCGAGGTCTTGGACGGGACGGAACTGGTG GTCTCTCTCAAGTTTGGAAGGGTTGCGTTTATACTACACTTTTTGGGTAAAGGACATACTACTGCACATGCTATCAACGAACTTATTACGCAAGCTGGCGTAAGAATGTAG